The Christiangramia salexigens genome includes the window TAAAGTTTCGGCACTCATTAGAAATAAAGTGGTTCCTGAAATATAATGCATCCCCAATAACGAAAAGATGATCACCAGATAACCAATCGCACCGTAGCGTGCATCTTTTTCCAATTCCTGCTTCTTAAAGATCCAGATTCCCGCAAATAATAATCCTAAAAACACAGCAACTCCAATAAGCAGTACGTCTTTTGTTAACCAATATTTACCGGGATCATCACCGAGATATGAATGTATCACAGCCGTAGTCATAAGAACAACAAACACCAGTACACTATGGATCACCCATCGCTCAACCTTCCAGGCAAAAAGGCTTTTATCAGATAAATGCCTGAATGGGTCTCCTGCAGTTTCAGCTAAGCCTCCACAACCACAAACCCAGCTACAATACCATCTTTTTCCATATTTATATGTAAGAATAGGAGTGATCACAAAAATCGAAATAACCCCAAAAAGCAACAACGCCAGGCCAATATCTCCGGCAGATATGAACTGATCTACCCGATACTGTTCGAAATTATAATAATTAAGAGGCCAAATGTTCTTAAGATCGTAATAGGGAAGTTGAAAGTTCTCACTGTTGAGCCTAGACATGAATTCCGGTATTAGAAATGCGAATGCGGTTTGAAAGAACATTACCGAGATGGTTCTTAATTTCTCGTAGTTGTTATGCCTGTATTTCCAGATAAATTTGATCCCAAAAGCCAGAATAGCAATGGTATACAATGTACCATAAACAAACCACTGACTTGCAGGTCCGCCGCTGAGCATATAACTTAATGGATCAAATAAGGCGATCAATCCTTTATTATCCCCATCCTGTACCAGACCTAGAAACTGAGGATAAAAATAAAGCACGATATAAAATCCTGTAAGTAGAATCCCTGTTACCCAGGCCAGATACCCACGATTGGTTAATGATCTAAACCAAACCGCATTATTTTTAATACCGTCATGTTTATTTTGATATTCTGCCCAGGCAAACCAGATAACCCCCAATGTAATGGAAGAAAGTGAAGCAGTAAGCCAAAAAGTTTTATATGGAAAATTAGTATTAAACCCGGCCAGTACTAAAATGAGTAGACCAGCTATCCCAATTAAGGTCGCTAATTTCTGACTTGTACTGATCGAATGAGGTGGTTCTCCCGTGAGGGACATATTGTGTTCAATTCTACTCATGTTCTTTAAGCTTCCTGCAGGTTATTTTTAAAACTATTGAATATTTCTTTTTCGTGATGCTCGTAAAATTCCGGATCAAAATTAGCGGCCTTTAGGTTAGACAGCACATAGGTTATACTTCTATTTTCCTTAAGCCAACTTTCTATAATATTATGCCTCATCCTGATCCCGAAAGTATTGATCCCTAAAAACTCATTGGTATTGGTATCAAAAGAAACGGTTACGGCCTTTAATCCACTTTGATGCTCCCAGTGCAAATGCCGTTCATTTTCCTTTGGCTTAGGCCAAACCCATCCATATGTCTGGTATTCAATATCAAAGAATTTAGCAGAGTTGAACCAGATACCCGGTTCATAAGGAGTTTTATCACCTGTTAAAGACTTGGCCAGCGTTTCTCCCATTATTCTCCCGGTATACCACACCGCCTCTACTGGTTTTCTTTGCCCTATCGCTTTGCGATGCTGAGCACAGTCTCCTATCGCATATACATCAGATATATTGGTTTCCAGATAAGGATTTACAAGAATACCTCTATCGGTTTCCAGTTCGGTATTTCTTAAAAATTCGATATTAGGTCTAACGCCTGCACAAAGGCCTACGAGCTGGCATTCGATCTCTTCTCCCTCGGTAGTCTTCACAGCCCTGACCCGTCCATCTGGTCCTGAAAGGATCCTGTCTAATCCAGTATTATGTCTTAGATCTATATTATGTGATTGAATATGTCTGGATATCAATTGCGCATCCTGCAAGGGCAGCACACTATGCCAAAAAGCTTTTTCTCTAATTAGAAAGCTTACTTTAATATTCCTTGTTGAAAGCATCTCGGCAAGCTCTACGCCAATTAAGCCTCCTCCAACAATTACGGCATGTTTGGTGAATTTTGTATTCTCTTCAAGCTCTTCAAGATCCTGCTTACTTACGAGCCCCTGAACTCCGTCAAGATCTTCGCCTTCCCATCCGAATTTATTATAGACCGAGCCAGTTGCAAGTACGAGTTTATCGTAGCTCAACTTACCTCCATCAGAAAACTTCAATATTTTATTAGGGAAATCAATATTTTCCACCCATTTATTTAAAAGATTGATATCGTTCTTATCCCAGAACCAGTCTTCATAGGGTTTTAAATGCTCCCACTTCATATGTCCCATATAGACATACATCAGCGCAGTTCGGGAAAAGAAATAGTCAGATTCTGCTGAAATCACGGTGATCTTTTTATCAGATCTTTTCCGGATATGACGGGCAGCAGTGATCCCAGAGATCCCATTTCCAATAATTACGATATGCTCCATTAATTTTTACTAAATTGGTAGAGGTTGCAAAAAAGCAGTTTCATTGCCTCGAAGTAAAGTACGCAGAATTTGAGCATAATCCCAACTCACAGTACAATTAAAACATTGCAACATTAAGTGGGTCGTCTCCAATGATTCAAAATTTCATGAAACCGAAAATTTATAAGATCCTGATTCTAAGTCTTGCCTCGATTATGTTTGCATGTCAGGGCAAGATCCCCGTAAAAAAAATCAACGGAGTAAGTCTGGTGGCCTCACGTGATAGTCTAAAACCTGAGCAGATCGCTCCAATGAAAAAGCTTTATTCCAACTCTGTCGCATTAATGCCGTTTGCCTTTATGCCCAATATTGAAGAGCCTGAACTTTATTTTAATAATAAGAGACAATGGTATGGCGAAAGGAAAGAAGGGATAAAACAAGCCATTGCGTTATTGCAACAACAAAAGCTAATGATCATGCTTAAACCTCAGATCTGGATTAGAAACGGACATTTTACCGGTGATCTAAAATTCAAAAAGGAGGAAGACTGGAAGAAATTTGAGCAGAGTTACCGGGATTATTTACTGCTTTTTGCTGAAGTTGCAAGAGATCATAATGTAGAGATGCTTTGTGTTGGTACAGAATTATTCCACTTCGTAAATGCACGACCTCAATTCTGGGAAGATCTTATTTCTGAGATCAGGGAGTTCTATAAAGGTGAGATCGTTTACGCCGAAAACTGGGACAAAGCGAATAAGATTGAGATTTGGAAGCAGTTGGATTATATTGGTGTGGATGCTTATTTTCCACTGAGTAATGAAGCATCTCCAGGATTAGACGAATTAAGAAGTGGCTGGCAGCCACACAAACAGATGTTGAGGGAATTATCCCGAAAGTATAATAAACCAGTGATCTTTACTGAATATGGCTATAGAAGCATAGATTATGCTGCCAGGGAACCGTGGAATTCAAGTCGTGAAATGAACAGCATCAATCACAAACTTCAGGCGGACGCACTTTCTGCTCTATATGATGAATTTTGGAGTGAGCCCTGGTTTGAAGGAGGGTTTATCTGGAAATGGCATCAGCACGAAAACTCTGGCGGCATGGAAAACAATAGATTTACTCCACAAAACAAGCCTGCCGAGGAGGTTGTGAAAAGTTATTATAAAAGTTTTACAGATTAAGCCTTTTATAATAATGCTCATACAGCTCTTCTGCACTCGCACCTCTTCTTTTTTTCCAGTAGATCTCGGCAAATAATCTCTGAGTTTTCCAAATCCCCATTCTGTCATATAATCTGGCAGAAGTCGTGATCCAGCTTTTTATAACCGTGAATTGCTTTTCTCCATAAAGTTTTTTTATAAACTCATTATCCTCATACACCTTATAGGATTCATCAAATCCCTGGAGTTTGGTAAAAAGGTCACGGGTTACAAATAAAGATTGGTCACCGCCCCTGCAAGAAATATGATTTAATTTGGTGAACCACCCCATCAGATTCAACCACCAGTGATCCTTATCGAATTTCATCTGGAAGCATCCGGCAAGATTCCCATTTTGAACTTCCTTCAAGATCAATGCATCAAAATCCTTAGGAGGAAAACTATCAGCATGTAAGAAATAGAAAATATCTGTTTTAGCGATCTTTGCTCCAGCATTCATTTGTAATGCCCTGCCTTTTTCTGAAGTATGAAAAACAATATTCTCGGCAGCCTGAGCAATTTCTGCGGTTTTATCACTACTGCCACCATCAACGATAATGATCTCAGAAACAATTCCGGAAGAAACAACATCCAGGTGCCTTAACAGCGCCGGAAGTCGTTCCTCTTCATTATAAACCGGAATTATAATACTGATCATGGAGTTACTACTTTACCTCATTAAGGTTCCAGTCGTAATTTTTATAGGAGATCTCTGCTCCTTTATTGATTTTGGTCTTGGCATATTGATTTACATAATTAATCAAAGTCATGCCATTTTCGGTGAAGTCTCCTTTATACCAATCGAAGATCGAAGACAATTTAGCAGAAGTTACTGAAATATCATTTTTATCTGAATTCACAAATTCCCGTGTCGCCTTTTCCAGCTGCTGCTCAATCTTATCTGCAGTGAAAGCCTCATTCATAAGTTTAGGACAGGAGATCGACGCACAGTTAATGGCAAAATGTATCCTTGGCTCATTCATCTTTCTCAGGATGCTGTTTTCAATAGCTCCTAAAGACAATTTTTTATTACCAACTTTTACAAACTCTTTTGTCCATGGCCCGTTTATATCCTTGATGCTTTTGAGCGGGTAATTCTTCAAAATAAGATCTACCGTATAAGCATTATAAAGATTGATATAATAGGCCAGCAACTCTGAAGAAGACCATTGGTCTGTAGGCTTCTGACTGGAAAGCATCTCTAAATATCTGTCCAGTTTTGCACGATCCTTTTTGAATCCCTTATAATCTACAAGTCCGTTGGACTTCACGTGCTTTTGAAGAAGCTCATCCCAAAGACTATGATCCAATTTTACCGTGGATTCTATATTTACAGAAGCATCTGCCGTCCTTACATCTGGAGTAGGCAATCCTTTACTATTAAATCCGGCACTGGAAATAAGGTTACAGGAGGCAAACATACACACCCCGGATATTAAAACAGCAAAGCTTAAAATGAACTTTTTCATAACAGTAATTTTTAAATTTTTCTAGCAGCAACCTCCACCGTCATAGTGATAGGTAGATTCGCTGATAAAGATATCATCACGCTTAAGATCTGCTAAAGCTCCCGCGGTTTTATCGCAAATTGCAAGTGGCTGGTTTTTAAGCAGTACATGGCCTTTTTTATCATCAAAATAATCCTCATTACCAAAGTAAATAGCAGCCTTACCTGTAAAAATGCAAGGTCCATCTTCTGGCATTGGGTCTTTGATCGCGGCAACTTCAATAGACTCTATATAGATAAGTTCATCTGTTGGATAATTCTTAGGATCAAGAATACGGTAAGGTTTTCTTGCCCTAATCTCGATGGTTCCAAAGCCAACATCTGTTAATGCTTTCACGTAATCTGCAATACTCAAACTTCCGCTCAAACAAAGCGCCCTTAGTCGCTCATCATTCCGCAATTCATCATTCATTTCCTGCTCACAAGTAGGATCGCTCATCACCAAACGGCCATGTGGTTTAAGCACCCTGTACATCTCTTTTAAAGCTTTTGTAAGCTCTTCGGTTTTAAAAATATTGAACAAGCAGTTCTGTGCTGCCACGTCTATAGAATTATCTTCTACAGGCAAATTGGTGGCATCACCATATTTAAGGTCTACAAATTCAGACTTAAACCATGAATTTAATTCTTCGGC containing:
- a CDS encoding 4Fe-4S binding protein — translated: MSRIEHNMSLTGEPPHSISTSQKLATLIGIAGLLILVLAGFNTNFPYKTFWLTASLSSITLGVIWFAWAEYQNKHDGIKNNAVWFRSLTNRGYLAWVTGILLTGFYIVLYFYPQFLGLVQDGDNKGLIALFDPLSYMLSGGPASQWFVYGTLYTIAILAFGIKFIWKYRHNNYEKLRTISVMFFQTAFAFLIPEFMSRLNSENFQLPYYDLKNIWPLNYYNFEQYRVDQFISAGDIGLALLLFGVISIFVITPILTYKYGKRWYCSWVCGCGGLAETAGDPFRHLSDKSLFAWKVERWVIHSVLVFVVLMTTAVIHSYLGDDPGKYWLTKDVLLIGVAVFLGLLFAGIWIFKKQELEKDARYGAIGYLVIIFSLLGMHYISGTTLFLMSAETLRQVYGFLIGAIFSGVIGTGFYPIFGNRVWCRFGCPMAAILGMQQRLFSKFRITTNGGQCISCGNCSTYCEMGIDVRAYAQKGENIVRSSCVGCGICSAVCPRGVLKLENDSPSNRINSDEAILGDDVDLMDLLDNKK
- a CDS encoding NAD(P)/FAD-dependent oxidoreductase; this encodes MEHIVIIGNGISGITAARHIRKRSDKKITVISAESDYFFSRTALMYVYMGHMKWEHLKPYEDWFWDKNDINLLNKWVENIDFPNKILKFSDGGKLSYDKLVLATGSVYNKFGWEGEDLDGVQGLVSKQDLEELEENTKFTKHAVIVGGGLIGVELAEMLSTRNIKVSFLIREKAFWHSVLPLQDAQLISRHIQSHNIDLRHNTGLDRILSGPDGRVRAVKTTEGEEIECQLVGLCAGVRPNIEFLRNTELETDRGILVNPYLETNISDVYAIGDCAQHRKAIGQRKPVEAVWYTGRIMGETLAKSLTGDKTPYEPGIWFNSAKFFDIEYQTYGWVWPKPKENERHLHWEHQSGLKAVTVSFDTNTNEFLGINTFGIRMRHNIIESWLKENRSITYVLSNLKAANFDPEFYEHHEKEIFNSFKNNLQEA
- a CDS encoding glycoside hydrolase family 113, which gives rise to MKPKIYKILILSLASIMFACQGKIPVKKINGVSLVASRDSLKPEQIAPMKKLYSNSVALMPFAFMPNIEEPELYFNNKRQWYGERKEGIKQAIALLQQQKLMIMLKPQIWIRNGHFTGDLKFKKEEDWKKFEQSYRDYLLLFAEVARDHNVEMLCVGTELFHFVNARPQFWEDLISEIREFYKGEIVYAENWDKANKIEIWKQLDYIGVDAYFPLSNEASPGLDELRSGWQPHKQMLRELSRKYNKPVIFTEYGYRSIDYAAREPWNSSREMNSINHKLQADALSALYDEFWSEPWFEGGFIWKWHQHENSGGMENNRFTPQNKPAEEVVKSYYKSFTD
- a CDS encoding TIGR04283 family arsenosugar biosynthesis glycosyltransferase, with the protein product MISIIIPVYNEEERLPALLRHLDVVSSGIVSEIIIVDGGSSDKTAEIAQAAENIVFHTSEKGRALQMNAGAKIAKTDIFYFLHADSFPPKDFDALILKEVQNGNLAGCFQMKFDKDHWWLNLMGWFTKLNHISCRGGDQSLFVTRDLFTKLQGFDESYKVYEDNEFIKKLYGEKQFTVIKSWITTSARLYDRMGIWKTQRLFAEIYWKKRRGASAEELYEHYYKRLNL
- a CDS encoding DUF547 domain-containing protein codes for the protein MKKFILSFAVLISGVCMFASCNLISSAGFNSKGLPTPDVRTADASVNIESTVKLDHSLWDELLQKHVKSNGLVDYKGFKKDRAKLDRYLEMLSSQKPTDQWSSSELLAYYINLYNAYTVDLILKNYPLKSIKDINGPWTKEFVKVGNKKLSLGAIENSILRKMNEPRIHFAINCASISCPKLMNEAFTADKIEQQLEKATREFVNSDKNDISVTSAKLSSIFDWYKGDFTENGMTLINYVNQYAKTKINKGAEISYKNYDWNLNEVK
- the arsM gene encoding arsenosugar biosynthesis arsenite methyltransferase ArsM, with translation MSYLETTKQVYKDAALTPDVGLCCTTNPIWELPGLKIPKIMQEMNYGCGTTVHARDLTNNPRTLYVGVGGGMELLQFAYFSRQKSGVVGVDVVEEMLDASRKNFEKAEELNSWFKSEFVDLKYGDATNLPVEDNSIDVAAQNCLFNIFKTEELTKALKEMYRVLKPHGRLVMSDPTCEQEMNDELRNDERLRALCLSGSLSIADYVKALTDVGFGTIEIRARKPYRILDPKNYPTDELIYIESIEVAAIKDPMPEDGPCIFTGKAAIYFGNEDYFDDKKGHVLLKNQPLAICDKTAGALADLKRDDIFISESTYHYDGGGCC